Proteins encoded together in one Lysinibacter cavernae window:
- a CDS encoding sugar ABC transporter substrate-binding protein encodes MKHTAILRATGVSAAAFLLAGSLVSCSGSEGGDSESKVLRVTLANHVWTDIVKDAIPEFEEETGYTVELTQLGEDQLSDQYNVKLNAGTGDIDVMMYRPQQETKLFAQNGYFADLTDKVTENSDWNWDDFQEGPVSLVTADEQVVGVPIITEREVLYYRKDLLEAAGLEVPKTIDELEAAAKQISETTDVAGFVARTGRAAAVTQFSSFLASYGGEFIDEDGNSAVGTDEAKEAYAMYGNLIHNYGPENVSTDMSWPEAMAIFTQGNAAFYTEADSLYKNATEEANSSVADSVGFAQFPAGPAGSKPYNVAAWALGVNSESGNQDAAWQFIEWATSKEKVLEIQQAGVPGPRESVWDDPAGTESFPADLAEAMAASSKVGVGFDRPLVINVAEAREIVGNPIVVGITGGDTDAAADEANDKFQAFLEDEQ; translated from the coding sequence GTGAAGCACACAGCCATTTTGCGAGCTACCGGGGTATCGGCAGCAGCGTTCCTGCTTGCCGGGTCGCTGGTGTCTTGTAGCGGATCCGAGGGCGGAGATTCCGAAAGCAAGGTCCTGCGCGTAACCCTTGCAAACCACGTCTGGACTGACATCGTCAAAGACGCAATCCCCGAGTTCGAAGAAGAAACCGGATACACGGTTGAGCTCACGCAGCTCGGCGAAGACCAGCTGTCTGACCAGTACAACGTCAAGCTCAACGCGGGCACCGGTGACATCGACGTCATGATGTACCGTCCGCAGCAAGAAACAAAACTCTTTGCGCAGAACGGCTACTTCGCCGATCTGACCGACAAAGTCACCGAAAACAGCGACTGGAACTGGGACGATTTCCAGGAAGGCCCCGTCAGCCTCGTCACCGCAGACGAGCAGGTTGTTGGCGTCCCAATCATCACTGAGCGTGAAGTGCTGTACTACCGCAAAGACCTGCTGGAGGCCGCAGGACTTGAAGTGCCAAAGACCATTGACGAGCTCGAAGCCGCCGCAAAGCAGATCAGCGAGACCACAGACGTTGCGGGCTTTGTTGCTCGCACCGGTCGTGCAGCAGCGGTAACCCAGTTCTCTAGCTTCCTCGCAAGCTACGGCGGAGAGTTCATTGACGAAGACGGCAACTCCGCGGTCGGAACAGACGAAGCGAAGGAAGCCTATGCGATGTACGGCAACCTGATCCACAATTACGGCCCAGAAAACGTCAGCACTGACATGAGCTGGCCAGAAGCAATGGCGATCTTTACGCAGGGCAACGCGGCCTTCTACACCGAAGCAGACAGTCTCTACAAGAACGCAACGGAAGAGGCAAACTCCTCCGTCGCCGACAGCGTTGGCTTTGCACAGTTCCCAGCAGGACCAGCGGGGTCAAAGCCGTACAACGTCGCTGCATGGGCACTCGGGGTGAACTCCGAGTCTGGCAACCAAGACGCCGCGTGGCAGTTCATCGAGTGGGCAACCAGCAAGGAAAAAGTTCTTGAGATCCAGCAGGCTGGCGTACCTGGACCTCGCGAGTCGGTTTGGGACGACCCGGCCGGAACCGAGTCTTTCCCCGCTGACCTCGCAGAGGCAATGGCCGCGAGCTCAAAGGTTGGCGTTGGGTTTGACCGCCCGCTCGTCATCAACGTTGCGGAAGCCCGAGAAATCGTTGGAAACCCGATCGTCGTTGGCATCACCGGCGGAGACACCGACGCCGCAGCCGACGAGGCGAACGATAAGTTCCAAGCCTTCCTCGAAGACGAACAATAA
- a CDS encoding ABC transporter permease subunit, translating into MSTTSPRKTVASSSFSVWANKHRKWIFAGPSMAFVAILIVFPIGWTIFLSLTNSRGSVRAPLDFIGLENYLTVLTDTERFWPAVGRTVFFTGGALIAELVLGMAIALLLWRPFKGQGLVRVAILLPLVATPVAVGMMWRLIFEPNIGFANQMLGWFGIPAQPWLSGQNTALPTLMFVDIWQWTPMVVLILLAGLSSLSDEPDEAARVDGANSWQRFWYVTLPLIRMTVITAVLIRGIDALKTFDILYATKGKGGGSFHEVETLNVYAYGLSFDYNKYGLSSTVLILFFMMIVLCVWALTARKKKGDS; encoded by the coding sequence GTGAGCACAACTTCTCCGCGAAAAACCGTCGCGTCCTCATCCTTCTCGGTGTGGGCGAACAAACATCGAAAGTGGATCTTTGCCGGTCCATCGATGGCCTTTGTCGCCATCCTGATCGTCTTCCCGATCGGCTGGACCATCTTCCTCAGCCTCACGAACTCAAGGGGATCAGTACGAGCTCCGCTCGACTTCATCGGCCTCGAAAACTACCTCACCGTGCTGACCGACACCGAACGGTTCTGGCCAGCCGTTGGGCGCACCGTTTTCTTTACCGGAGGAGCGCTCATCGCCGAGCTTGTGCTCGGTATGGCCATCGCATTGCTGCTTTGGCGACCGTTTAAGGGCCAGGGCCTCGTTCGAGTCGCCATTCTCCTTCCCCTTGTGGCAACGCCGGTTGCCGTCGGCATGATGTGGCGCCTTATCTTCGAGCCAAACATTGGGTTCGCCAATCAGATGCTCGGATGGTTTGGGATACCGGCACAGCCCTGGCTCTCTGGCCAAAACACCGCGCTGCCAACCCTCATGTTTGTGGATATTTGGCAATGGACCCCGATGGTTGTGCTCATCCTGCTTGCCGGGCTGTCATCGCTCTCTGACGAACCTGACGAGGCCGCTCGTGTTGACGGGGCGAACAGCTGGCAGCGCTTCTGGTACGTGACGCTTCCGCTGATCCGAATGACTGTGATTACGGCCGTCCTGATTCGTGGAATTGATGCGCTCAAGACCTTCGACATCCTGTACGCCACAAAAGGCAAGGGCGGTGGGTCTTTTCACGAGGTTGAAACGCTCAATGTCTACGCGTATGGCCTGAGTTTTGACTACAACAAGTACGGCCTCTCATCCACGGTGCTCATCCTGTTCTTCATGATGATCGTGCTGTGCGTTTGGGCGCTGACCGCGCGAAAGAAGAAGGGCGATTCATGA
- a CDS encoding carbohydrate ABC transporter permease, with product MSSLTVTKNVAATDAAPQMRKRSKTGRGYRIFRVLALVFVIVMFIAPLVWMVLASLKTNVDIYDSSKTFLFDPTLENYGTVFGRANYLGYIFNSFWIGFASTALSLLLGVPAAYAMSRFTMHKSAVVVLLARVIPGVSLLVPWYFVFSQLKMVGGFGVLILSHMFVALPLIVYIMMSFFDSLPIELEEAAQVDGLTPIGAFLRITLPLSTPGIATAGILSFIFSWNNFMFALVLSGSKTKTLPVAIFDFVAYASIDWGGLMAAAVVITVPIMVISLFMQKYVVSGLTAGATKG from the coding sequence ATGAGCTCGCTAACCGTGACCAAGAACGTGGCCGCTACAGATGCGGCCCCACAGATGCGGAAGCGCAGCAAGACCGGACGCGGCTATCGCATCTTCCGGGTGCTCGCACTCGTGTTTGTCATTGTGATGTTCATCGCTCCACTCGTTTGGATGGTGCTCGCGAGTCTCAAGACAAATGTCGACATTTACGACTCAAGCAAGACCTTCCTCTTCGACCCAACACTCGAAAACTACGGAACAGTCTTCGGCAGGGCCAACTATCTTGGCTACATCTTTAACAGCTTCTGGATCGGATTTGCCTCAACAGCGCTCTCGCTGTTGCTCGGTGTCCCGGCCGCCTACGCCATGAGTCGTTTTACGATGCATAAGTCGGCCGTTGTGGTGCTGCTTGCTCGAGTGATTCCCGGGGTAAGCCTCTTGGTGCCGTGGTACTTCGTCTTCTCGCAGCTCAAGATGGTCGGTGGGTTTGGTGTGCTCATCCTCTCCCACATGTTTGTGGCGCTTCCGCTCATCGTGTACATCATGATGTCGTTCTTTGATTCGCTTCCCATCGAGCTTGAAGAGGCTGCGCAGGTCGACGGGCTCACTCCTATTGGCGCGTTCCTCCGGATCACGCTTCCGCTGTCTACCCCCGGAATTGCGACGGCCGGCATCCTGTCATTCATCTTCTCGTGGAACAACTTTATGTTCGCGTTAGTACTGTCGGGGTCAAAGACAAAAACCTTGCCGGTCGCCATCTTCGACTTTGTGGCCTACGCGAGCATCGACTGGGGCGGGCTCATGGCGGCAGCCGTGGTCATCACCGTGCCGATCATGGTTATCTCGCTGTTCATGCAAAAATACGTGGTGTCTGGCCTCACCGCCGGTGCGACAAAGGGATAG
- a CDS encoding gluconokinase, producing the protein MNNQRSIVVMGVQGAGKSTIGKALGKRLELDYVDGDDLHSAENKGLMAAGVALTDAERWPWLETIGKRFAEHPLGIVIVCSALKREYRDLLRTYEPNLFVVDPEGPIELIEERISKRQHEYMPPGLLRSQFETLQPLQPDERGIIVDIALPVEQIIDSIVAALGDSDQPAGEPA; encoded by the coding sequence ATGAATAACCAACGCTCAATCGTGGTCATGGGGGTGCAGGGGGCTGGGAAAAGCACCATTGGTAAAGCGCTCGGTAAACGGCTCGAACTTGACTACGTTGACGGCGACGACCTGCACAGCGCTGAGAACAAAGGGCTCATGGCTGCAGGAGTTGCCCTGACAGACGCAGAACGCTGGCCATGGCTCGAAACCATCGGGAAGCGGTTTGCGGAGCATCCGCTCGGCATCGTTATTGTGTGTTCTGCGCTGAAGCGAGAATACCGCGACCTCCTGCGGACCTACGAGCCCAACCTGTTTGTGGTTGACCCAGAGGGGCCAATCGAGCTCATCGAAGAGCGGATTAGCAAACGCCAACACGAATATATGCCTCCTGGGCTTTTGCGCTCGCAGTTTGAAACACTGCAACCGCTGCAGCCTGACGAACGCGGCATCATCGTTGATATAGCGCTTCCCGTTGAGCAGATTATTGATTCGATCGTTGCCGCGCTCGGTGATTCGGACCAACCGGCGGGGGAACCAGCATGA
- the dgoD gene encoding galactonate dehydratase: MIISRIETFRVAPRWLFVRIETDTGLIGWGEASLEGHTDAVRATVTQFAEYLLGTDPQRIEDHWQVLTKGGFYRGGPVLASAVSGIDQALWDLLGKALNVPVHVLLGGAVRDRIRVYGWVGGDDPSEIEDAIRAQLEVGLTAVKMNASGRMGKNGSVSEVAGVVERVAAARTVLGPDRDVAVDFHGRFTAATVRRVAPLLEELHPFFLEEPVVPENSHLIADIARSTSIPVATGERLYNRQEFLPVLQAGIAVAQPDLSHAGGISEVRRIAALAEVYDVQLAPHCPLGPLALAACLQVGFATPNYLIQEQSIGIHYNKGAEVLDYVLDTSPLKFVEGHIERPTGPGLGIEIDEAAVRAADAHHVDWRSPVWRHSDGSFSEW, from the coding sequence ATGATCATCTCCCGTATTGAAACATTCCGTGTTGCGCCGCGATGGCTTTTTGTCCGCATCGAGACAGACACCGGTCTTATCGGCTGGGGAGAGGCCTCATTAGAGGGGCACACCGATGCTGTTCGCGCCACAGTAACGCAGTTCGCGGAGTACCTGCTCGGTACGGATCCTCAGCGTATTGAGGACCACTGGCAGGTCTTGACCAAGGGCGGCTTTTATCGTGGTGGCCCCGTGCTGGCAAGCGCAGTATCTGGCATCGACCAGGCGCTCTGGGATTTGCTCGGCAAGGCGCTCAACGTGCCGGTCCACGTGCTGCTTGGAGGTGCGGTGCGCGACCGCATCCGCGTCTACGGATGGGTTGGTGGAGACGACCCAAGCGAAATCGAGGATGCCATCCGCGCGCAGCTTGAGGTTGGGCTCACAGCCGTCAAGATGAACGCGAGCGGCCGCATGGGCAAAAACGGCAGCGTCAGCGAAGTTGCCGGCGTTGTGGAGCGCGTTGCTGCAGCGCGTACCGTGCTCGGGCCAGATCGCGATGTGGCCGTGGATTTCCATGGACGATTCACGGCAGCAACCGTGCGAAGGGTTGCGCCACTGCTCGAAGAGCTCCACCCGTTCTTCCTTGAGGAGCCCGTGGTGCCAGAGAACTCGCACCTCATCGCAGACATCGCGCGTTCGACCTCGATCCCTGTGGCAACGGGCGAGCGGCTCTACAACCGGCAAGAATTCCTGCCGGTGCTGCAGGCAGGCATCGCCGTTGCCCAGCCGGACCTGTCGCACGCAGGCGGAATCTCGGAGGTTCGGCGCATCGCCGCGCTCGCCGAGGTCTACGACGTGCAGCTGGCCCCGCACTGCCCGCTCGGCCCGCTCGCGCTTGCTGCGTGTTTGCAAGTTGGCTTCGCGACGCCGAACTACCTGATCCAGGAGCAGAGCATAGGCATCCACTACAACAAGGGCGCCGAAGTGCTCGACTACGTGCTTGATACGTCGCCGCTGAAATTTGTTGAAGGTCATATCGAACGCCCAACCGGCCCCGGACTCGGAATCGAAATAGACGAGGCCGCAGTGCGGGCCGCCGATGCACACCATGTCGATTGGCGATCGCCCGTATGGCGGCACTCCGACGGTTCCTTTTCAGAATGGTAG
- a CDS encoding bifunctional 4-hydroxy-2-oxoglutarate aldolase/2-dehydro-3-deoxy-phosphogluconate aldolase — protein sequence MSLMNELNQHRLVAIVRGTDADASIAASLTLLEAGLRVLEIAITTPDALRVIETVAKQAPADAWIGAGTVLEPEQVVSVREAGARFIVTPAVTRSIAFAAERGIPSLCGAYTATEALDAMDRGASAVKLFPAFVGGPKYLTALREPLPNIPFIPVGGVGADQVAEYFERGAVALGLGGPLLGDAAKGGDLEALRARATAFIAAEQATR from the coding sequence ATGTCTCTCATGAATGAACTTAACCAGCACCGACTCGTCGCCATTGTGCGTGGGACGGATGCCGATGCCTCGATTGCCGCTTCGCTCACGCTGCTCGAGGCCGGCCTTCGTGTGCTAGAGATAGCGATTACAACGCCCGACGCACTGCGGGTGATCGAAACGGTTGCCAAACAAGCGCCCGCAGACGCCTGGATTGGCGCGGGAACTGTTCTTGAGCCTGAACAGGTCGTGAGTGTGCGAGAAGCCGGTGCTCGGTTCATCGTGACGCCGGCCGTCACACGTTCAATCGCGTTTGCGGCCGAGCGAGGAATCCCCTCGCTGTGTGGGGCGTACACTGCGACCGAGGCGCTTGACGCCATGGACCGCGGGGCGAGCGCGGTTAAACTGTTTCCCGCGTTTGTGGGTGGGCCCAAATACCTCACGGCGCTGCGCGAGCCCCTGCCAAATATCCCATTCATTCCCGTTGGTGGGGTCGGGGCCGATCAGGTAGCCGAGTATTTCGAGCGAGGTGCTGTTGCGCTTGGCCTCGGTGGGCCGTTGCTCGGAGACGCGGCAAAGGGTGGCGACCTCGAGGCGCTCCGTGCACGGGCAACGGCGTTTATCGCCGCAGAGCAGGCCACCCGATGA
- a CDS encoding sugar kinase produces the protein MSALAPVDVLTFGEALGSFRAPARLRMGGGINLDVAGAELNVAIGLARLGHSVRWASKVGADEIGELTLRTLLAERVLVDSVVRDPAHPSALMLVDKPRADQARVQYYRTDSAASTLAESDLVPALAAKPRIVHATGITAALSKSASSATTFALRTAVAQGAIVSFDVNHRSQLWSAETAISVIGKFIPFISVLVASADELPLAAGGETDEQVAVEQLIAGGISEVVVKRGADGATAYSAAGRQDADAFRVSVVDTIGAGDAFTAGYLSAMLDGLDIEARLQRGVAAGACAVGSASDWQAAPERTELERLLTAADDVAR, from the coding sequence ATGAGCGCGCTCGCTCCAGTCGATGTTCTTACCTTCGGCGAGGCGCTCGGCTCGTTCCGGGCTCCGGCCCGGCTCAGGATGGGCGGCGGAATCAACCTCGATGTCGCCGGGGCCGAACTCAACGTCGCCATTGGCCTCGCGCGGCTCGGGCACAGCGTGCGTTGGGCGTCAAAGGTGGGGGCCGACGAGATCGGTGAGCTCACCCTCCGAACCCTGCTGGCTGAGCGAGTGCTGGTGGATTCTGTTGTGCGGGACCCCGCGCATCCATCAGCCCTCATGCTGGTTGATAAGCCACGGGCTGACCAGGCGAGAGTGCAGTACTACCGAACAGATTCGGCGGCGTCGACTCTCGCCGAGAGCGACCTTGTGCCAGCGCTTGCTGCCAAGCCCCGCATTGTGCACGCGACTGGCATCACTGCGGCGCTCTCCAAGAGCGCTTCCTCGGCTACCACCTTTGCGCTCCGCACCGCGGTCGCTCAGGGTGCGATCGTGAGTTTTGACGTGAATCACCGATCGCAGCTGTGGAGTGCCGAGACGGCGATTTCGGTCATCGGGAAGTTCATCCCCTTTATCTCGGTGCTTGTTGCCTCGGCCGACGAGCTTCCGTTGGCGGCCGGCGGAGAGACTGACGAACAGGTTGCGGTTGAGCAGTTGATTGCAGGTGGAATCTCGGAGGTTGTGGTGAAACGTGGCGCTGACGGGGCAACTGCGTACTCGGCGGCTGGCCGCCAAGACGCTGATGCCTTTCGAGTCAGTGTTGTTGACACGATTGGGGCCGGGGATGCGTTTACCGCGGGCTACTTATCGGCAATGCTTGACGGCCTCGATATCGAGGCCCGCTTGCAGCGCGGCGTTGCCGCAGGGGCCTGTGCCGTTGGCTCAGCGAGTGACTGGCAGGCAGCCCCAGAACGAACAGAACTCGAACGCCTACTGACCGCAGCAGACGACGTCGCACGCTAA
- the manD gene encoding D-mannonate dehydratase ManD, with amino-acid sequence MRIENAEVIVTSPDRNFVTLRLTTSDGHVGIGDATLNGREMAVAAYLSEHVVPLLINRDAHRIEDTWQFLYRSAYWRRGPVTMAAIAAVDMALWDIKGKAAGMPVYQLLGGASRNGIRAYGHASGRDLPELFDSIRKHQDLGYQAIRVQTAVPGLKSVYGVAAQAQSSGKRYDYEPAQRAALPAEEDWDTRAYLKHLPTVFEAVRSEFGEDLPLLHDGHHRMTPIQAAKLGKALEPYDLFWLEDCTPAENQEALRLVRQHTTTPLAIGEVFNTVWDYQTLITEQLIDYVRSAVTHTGGISPMKKILDFAAQYQIKSGIHGPTDISPVGMAAALHLDLSIHNFGIQEYMQHGDATNLVFEQSFTFVDGYLHPGDKPGLGVELNVDEAGKYPYQTAYLPYNRLHDGTVHDW; translated from the coding sequence ATGAGAATCGAGAACGCCGAAGTTATCGTCACGAGTCCTGACCGGAACTTCGTGACCCTTCGCCTGACCACAAGCGACGGGCACGTTGGCATCGGGGATGCAACCCTGAACGGTCGAGAGATGGCCGTGGCTGCCTACCTGTCGGAGCACGTTGTGCCCCTCCTCATCAACCGCGATGCTCACCGCATTGAGGACACCTGGCAGTTCCTCTACCGCAGCGCATACTGGCGCCGCGGCCCCGTCACGATGGCGGCAATTGCTGCGGTTGACATGGCGCTCTGGGATATCAAGGGCAAGGCCGCTGGGATGCCCGTGTACCAGCTGCTTGGGGGCGCGAGCCGCAACGGCATCCGGGCATACGGCCATGCAAGCGGGCGCGACCTGCCCGAGCTGTTTGACTCGATTCGCAAGCACCAGGATCTTGGCTACCAGGCCATCCGCGTGCAGACTGCCGTTCCCGGCCTGAAATCCGTCTACGGCGTTGCCGCCCAGGCGCAGTCGAGCGGCAAACGCTACGACTACGAACCAGCCCAACGCGCCGCCTTGCCCGCAGAGGAAGACTGGGATACTCGCGCCTACCTCAAGCACCTGCCAACCGTCTTCGAGGCGGTTCGTTCGGAGTTTGGTGAGGACCTTCCGCTGCTGCACGACGGCCACCACCGCATGACCCCGATTCAGGCCGCAAAGCTTGGCAAAGCGCTTGAGCCGTATGACCTGTTTTGGCTCGAAGACTGCACGCCCGCAGAGAACCAGGAAGCGCTGCGTCTTGTGCGTCAGCACACCACAACCCCGCTGGCAATTGGTGAGGTTTTCAACACCGTGTGGGACTACCAGACGCTCATTACCGAACAGCTCATCGACTACGTTCGCTCGGCTGTGACGCACACCGGGGGAATCTCTCCGATGAAGAAGATCCTCGACTTTGCGGCGCAGTACCAAATCAAATCTGGCATCCACGGTCCAACCGATATTTCACCGGTTGGGATGGCAGCTGCCCTCCACCTTGATCTGTCGATCCACAATTTTGGTATCCAGGAGTACATGCAGCACGGCGACGCCACCAACTTGGTCTTTGAGCAGTCGTTTACATTTGTTGACGGCTACCTGCACCCGGGCGACAAGCCAGGGCTCGGCGTTGAACTCAACGTGGATGAGGCCGGCAAGTACCCATACCAAACCGCGTATCTGCCCTACAACCGCCTGCATGACGGCACCGTTCACGACTGGTAG
- a CDS encoding zinc-dependent alcohol dehydrogenase produces MIASSTMLAVLKTRVGEDSVELAEVPLPTPGAGEALLRVVATGICGTDVHIAHDEYPCEPPVVMGHEILGEVVAVGTESDRHWLGARVACETYYATCERCDWCRDGRRNLCPNRRSLGSFVNGGFASQVVMPVLNLHRVPDSAGLLGGVLAEPLACVTQCLLNPAAVQAGDRVLVTGPGAMGQVAAQVARALGGQVTLAGLPKDAERLAVAEGLGMLTTTERPDDSAFDVVIECSGSAPGAANALRAARRGGRYVQVGIFGNEVTLPFDLVLYKELTVSSGFASTAESWRAAMALLQQGLVNLEPLVTAQIPLAEFSEAFAMAMRGDGLKTVVVPG; encoded by the coding sequence ATGATTGCATCATCAACTATGCTCGCCGTGCTCAAAACGAGGGTCGGCGAAGACAGCGTCGAACTTGCCGAAGTTCCACTGCCAACGCCCGGTGCCGGCGAGGCGCTGCTCAGGGTCGTTGCGACCGGCATCTGCGGAACCGATGTGCACATCGCGCATGACGAGTACCCGTGCGAGCCCCCCGTTGTGATGGGTCACGAGATCCTTGGCGAAGTTGTCGCCGTTGGAACGGAATCCGACCGGCACTGGCTTGGAGCGAGAGTAGCCTGCGAAACCTATTACGCAACGTGCGAGCGTTGCGACTGGTGTCGTGACGGCCGTCGTAACCTGTGCCCAAATCGGCGCTCGCTCGGTTCGTTTGTCAACGGCGGGTTTGCGTCTCAGGTTGTTATGCCAGTGCTCAACTTGCACAGGGTCCCGGATTCGGCTGGTTTGCTTGGGGGAGTGCTCGCCGAGCCGCTCGCCTGTGTTACGCAGTGCTTGCTCAACCCCGCGGCGGTGCAGGCCGGTGATCGAGTGCTTGTGACCGGTCCAGGCGCCATGGGCCAGGTTGCGGCTCAGGTCGCACGGGCGCTTGGCGGTCAGGTGACGCTGGCCGGATTGCCAAAGGATGCCGAACGGCTTGCGGTGGCCGAGGGGCTCGGGATGCTCACCACAACGGAACGGCCAGACGACAGCGCCTTTGACGTGGTCATCGAGTGTTCCGGAAGCGCACCCGGCGCTGCCAACGCCCTCAGGGCGGCCCGCCGCGGCGGTCGGTACGTGCAGGTCGGCATCTTCGGCAACGAGGTCACGCTGCCATTCGATCTTGTGCTCTACAAAGAGCTCACGGTGAGCAGCGGGTTTGCCTCGACGGCGGAATCCTGGCGCGCGGCGATGGCCTTGCTTCAGCAGGGGCTCGTGAATCTTGAGCCGCTGGTCACCGCGCAGATTCCTCTTGCGGAGTTCTCGGAGGCCTTTGCCATGGCGATGCGCGGCGACGGGCTCAAGACGGTGGTTGTTCCCGGCTGA
- a CDS encoding amidohydrolase has protein sequence MTRTPTDPFDVYTEYGRTQGNTRVVGTAESAFRGADASIHSRIAQKIGDLRPRLHELVVDLYEHPEIAFAEHRSVEQIAALLKEQGVEVTVGTFGLDTSFVATAGSGSPHFAVIAEYDSLPGVGHACGHNIISGIGVGAFLALREVVGEIGGTVSLIGTPAEEAGGGKELIIRAGGFDDVDAAGMVHPSAGSSPSPIYDQPSSGVRRVAVTYHGRASHAAGSPYLGLNALDAVVTAYQSIAQLRQHILPIDRLHGVITDGGSVPNVVPEVASALFFVRSTEIDTLKVLTERVVDVLEAAALATGTRAEITVDPEPPYLPYVGNVELLKRWAGHLTERGREVPLVPASVRQGGPSTDMGNVSQYIPAIQPALGLGAAAGISPHNAAFADITVLDPAIDALVDAATALAGAAADYLSDPSLREAVHAEFEARGGRVRWED, from the coding sequence ATGACGCGCACCCCAACCGACCCGTTTGACGTCTACACCGAGTACGGGCGTACCCAGGGGAACACTCGGGTCGTTGGCACGGCTGAATCTGCTTTTCGCGGCGCGGATGCGAGCATCCATTCCAGGATTGCGCAGAAGATTGGCGACCTTCGTCCGCGCCTGCACGAGCTGGTCGTGGACCTGTATGAGCACCCAGAAATAGCCTTTGCCGAACACCGTTCGGTCGAGCAGATTGCGGCCCTGCTGAAGGAACAGGGTGTTGAAGTGACCGTCGGCACATTTGGCCTTGACACCTCGTTTGTTGCAACGGCCGGTTCTGGCTCACCCCATTTTGCCGTCATCGCTGAGTATGACTCGCTTCCTGGGGTTGGACACGCCTGCGGCCACAACATCATCTCTGGCATCGGCGTTGGAGCCTTCCTCGCCCTCCGCGAGGTTGTTGGCGAGATTGGCGGAACTGTCTCGCTCATCGGCACGCCCGCCGAAGAAGCCGGCGGCGGCAAAGAACTCATCATTCGTGCCGGCGGATTCGATGACGTGGATGCCGCCGGCATGGTGCACCCGAGCGCGGGCTCGTCGCCGTCCCCGATTTACGATCAGCCTTCGAGCGGCGTTCGTCGTGTTGCGGTCACGTACCACGGCAGGGCTTCCCACGCGGCCGGCAGCCCGTACCTTGGGCTTAACGCGCTCGATGCGGTTGTTACGGCTTATCAGAGCATTGCGCAGCTGCGCCAGCACATCCTGCCGATCGATCGGCTGCACGGGGTCATTACCGACGGCGGAAGCGTGCCAAACGTTGTGCCAGAGGTTGCGTCTGCGCTGTTCTTTGTTCGTTCCACAGAGATTGACACCCTGAAGGTGTTGACCGAGCGCGTTGTTGACGTGCTTGAGGCAGCCGCGCTCGCAACGGGGACGCGCGCCGAGATCACGGTTGACCCTGAGCCGCCGTACCTTCCCTATGTTGGCAACGTGGAACTTCTCAAGCGCTGGGCCGGGCACCTGACTGAGCGTGGCCGCGAGGTGCCGCTCGTCCCCGCATCCGTTCGCCAGGGTGGACCGTCGACGGATATGGGCAACGTGAGCCAGTACATCCCGGCAATTCAGCCTGCGCTTGGGCTTGGCGCTGCGGCGGGCATCTCCCCGCACAACGCGGCATTTGCCGATATTACGGTTCTCGACCCGGCAATCGACGCCCTTGTGGATGCGGCAACCGCGCTCGCAGGGGCGGCGGCCGACTACCTGTCGGACCCGTCCCTGCGCGAAGCAGTTCACGCGGAGTTTGAGGCCCGCGGCGGCCGAGTCCGCTGGGAGGACTAA
- a CDS encoding VOC family protein yields the protein MTFPNILDHVVLASNSLPDAVSYFEELTGVTPQRGGDHVTGTSNSLVTFTVNGEPSIHYLEIIGPNPARTEKLDNNVFGINTRTEPGLAGYSVRPESLDDFSVALKDAGVEPNQIGDLARETPEGDLLSWRIISGNHNGAVSPIPFSIDWGTTPHPSATTKPTVELVSLIARTPNPEKTRATLEQLGVDIVVEQADEPSLELVIDTPKGRITLS from the coding sequence ATGACGTTTCCAAACATCCTCGACCACGTGGTCCTCGCCTCCAATTCGCTCCCAGATGCCGTCTCCTATTTCGAAGAACTCACGGGGGTCACGCCGCAGCGCGGTGGCGACCACGTGACCGGCACCTCAAACAGTCTTGTTACGTTCACCGTCAACGGTGAGCCAAGCATCCACTACCTCGAAATCATCGGGCCGAACCCAGCGCGCACCGAAAAACTTGATAACAACGTGTTTGGCATCAACACGCGCACCGAACCGGGACTGGCCGGCTACAGCGTGCGTCCTGAAAGCCTCGACGATTTCTCCGTCGCGCTCAAGGATGCCGGCGTTGAGCCAAATCAGATCGGTGATCTCGCGCGCGAAACACCAGAAGGCGATCTGCTCAGCTGGCGCATTATCTCCGGCAACCACAACGGAGCCGTCTCGCCCATCCCCTTCAGCATCGACTGGGGAACCACCCCGCACCCGAGTGCAACCACCAAACCAACGGTTGAGCTGGTGAGCCTCATCGCCCGCACGCCCAACCCAGAAAAGACTCGCGCAACGCTCGAACAGCTTGGCGTTGACATCGTTGTGGAGCAGGCCGACGAGCCGTCGCTCGAGCTCGTGATCGACACCCCAAAGGGCCGCATAACCCTTTCCTAG